A region of Liolophura sinensis isolate JHLJ2023 chromosome 8, CUHK_Ljap_v2, whole genome shotgun sequence DNA encodes the following proteins:
- the LOC135473991 gene encoding LIM domain only protein 7-like isoform X1 — protein sequence MASTQSEDEAEWIPRFRIDEELDFFTDLALQETERWLKAVTKKKLSHPDDLRRSLQNGVLLCELVNGLKPGSITRINKLSTPIAGLDNLTVFLRACQEHFGLRQPQLFDPLDLEDLSQRAAFADDDPCYLKQETDRRLRNVALTVYWLGQAARNVYIGPQLDQSAFSGLVAQNPGVLSPDQSPQRSWNSYNGGSPCRVTSFHSDNSDHYPHSVSLPDEHAPSEESYGSEGGSSLENELRADMYRHNSSSNLNRWGNSGGSRGSFESSSVYSNHDSAMYRSSPNLSQGSHSHTRSSSTDSLDGGHGFHSRHSSGSGESYATRRVSGSGRPSVSANPLQFVKTPGASHLAQAAQEQIKIAEESKKIKWDTLQETIEDNDWQSKLGSWKSKRRSQSAASYERKEEAEAQGKEQEEKALRATKTFSEIVKEREKRKSMNSYPIEEDNEDYGTTNNNQSNDINHNQTERRRAREITGSFDDSAVFEPAPWAASSDDDTDKNSSQMDTRLGNGVPSESDTESNKENWTENSDSHNNNNNIEEVSNKYNGTSTNSNKTAPTTQRSVGSKLSSIRKAFEEQVESDNEYKPLSRRPARNYSVQNNQSNVQAEEPKVSPRSPRSDRDFVEKTITISQKPNSEKGFGFNFSGGRDKGQPIVVERVSLGGAADVCEVRVKDEITEINRRKVSTYSHTQVQDLIKRAVRTGKLELKVKRYIRKGAHHSDEFSEEDSFDRFEEKLEREEENLRNKSSTFTPMIDSLLRENPEVNSDRRASWEEEEVEHNDTEMDQVETSNSQKPEQEDEQIRPSDNYEIQSSRYNEPEDTRQDSAEEAEESESHATPAESRYRESHLEETVPAQQVEEEVEEPVLRRQLRPQRDTSKPLYPTPYRSDTLEFTPASVIQAEPGKPISFDISVPASSDASPSDGSGIGPPKALLRWQRRPQSQYGKETEETKEQPKPEIMAQFSRPAQGEVTRQSLSQEKIEQEIRPTVTPRTRLDLSREIKKMEEWDRQQEEQRQQKQTSSPEMSVTNGEKQFEQNVKAINSRWETDKQQAERRRQEKYNDEQVLLEQERKRVDAMEERRSERRAQRQAQMAQQVQQINQTPQNTEMVIQLPSNSGFQIDPMNKPDLTLDTNDGFQEVNFRVNMNQQSSAPAFPSSSSASIERKRQADLEEERLRILQEEQEMRRRLEEQKEAEDRRLREREEQLRRQEERLRQEEERLRQEQERLQKERQQHLQELNSPRGSSPASVPKPSPSYASSSPATVSPVRNTQPDQQFSSTVVIANPAPNNYYVKGVEHSVPFQSPFYNSANNKNDSAKSSQRLTREDLLAMSRSARPLEEKPPSLQQPDSPDASSDAPKTPLSPTSPIIREPPSRQEKHSLNAVPKPKIHDSTVWIGNAKEPLQMTTTSARADVTAPKPARRSDIMRKQYSSPQDHWLVQEAERRRLEEQNKGQRSGGRQGQYKTGPIKPHDSLVTNRWREKSPQFKPSRSQPNLRASTSFEQMRQKFTETPSESNFRPSNPALQPRAAPRNFSNGPHHTRGDSAPVSRQSHNSANSNYLGGNSARSGELSRASPKPAPRSRTSPAMSANSPEPTMAISGRQRCSHCQEELGYGAAMVIESLNLHYHMQCFRCCVCHAQLGNGAEGADVRVRGWKLHCRNCYSNDEAAASKKAVP from the exons GTAGCGCTTACAGTGTACTGGCTTGGACAAGCTGCCAGGAACGTGTATATTGGACCTCAGTTAGATCAGAGCGCATTCTCTGGACTCGTTGCTCAGAATCCCGGGGTTCTCTCCCCTGACCAGTCCCCACAGCGCAGCTGGAACAGTTACAATGGGGGGTCGCCGTGCCGCGTGACCAGCTTTCACAGTGACAACAGTGACCATTACCCCCACTCTGTGAGTCTACCAGACGAGCATGCTCCCTCAGAGGAGTCCTATGGTTCCGAGGGGGGATCTTCTTTAGAGAACGAGCTCAGAGCAGACATGTATCGTCACAACAGTTCTTCGAACCTCAACCGCTGGGGGAATTCCGGTGGTTCGAGAGGTTCATTCGAGTCTTCCTCTGTGTATTCTAACCATGACTCAGCCATGTACCGGAGCAGCCCGAATCTGTCGCAGGGTTCGCACTCCCACACACGCTCCTCCTCCACGGACAGCTTAGATGGAGGTCACGGCTTCCACTCCCGCCACTCGTCTGGCAGTGGGGAAAGTTATGCAACACGCCGTGTTAGCGGGTCGGGCAGACCCAGCGTCTCCGCTAACCCACTTCAGTTCGTCAAGACGCCGGGTGCCAGTCACCTGGCTCAGGCCGCTCAAGAACAGATCAAAATTGCTGAGGAGAGTAAGAAGATTAAGTGGGACACGCTGCAAGAGACCATAGAAGACAACGATTGGCAATCG AAACTGGGCAGCTGGAAATCAAAACGACGCTCGCAGTCCGCAGCATCTTATGAGCGCAAAGAAGAGGCAGAGGCCCAGGGAAAGGAACAGGAGGAAAAAGCACTACGTGCTACAAAGACGTTCAGTGAGATTGTCAAGGAACG AGAGAAACGGAAGAGTATGAACAGTTATCCAATAGAAGAGGACAATGAAGATTACGGcaccaccaacaacaaccaatcaaatgacaTCAATCATAATCAGACAGAAAGAAGGAGGGCAAGG GAAATAACAGGCTCATTTGATGACTCAGCTGTATTTGAACCTGCTCCTTGGGCAGCAAGCTCTGACGATGATACTGATAAAAACTCTTCCCAGATGGACACGAGATTAGGAAATGGCGTGCCATCAGAATCCGACACAGAGTCCAACAAGGAGAACTGGACAGAAAACAGCGActcacacaacaacaacaacaacatagagGAAGTTTCCAACAAGTACAATGGTACATCAACAAACTCTAATAAAACCGCCCCCACTACACAGAGGTCTGTGGGAAGCAAACTGAGCAGTATTCGGAAAGCGTTTGAGGAGCAGGTTGAAAGTGATAATGAATACAAGCCGCTCTCTCGTCGTCCCGCCAGAAATTACAGTGTGCagaacaaccaatcaaatgtcCAGGCCGAAGAGCCAAAAGTGTCTCCAAGGTCGCCACGATCAGACAGG GATTTTGTGGAGAAGACCATTACCATCAGTCAGAAGCCAAACAGTGAAAAGGGATTTGGGTTCAACTTTTCTGGTGGCAGGGACAAGGGCCAGCCAATCGTTGTAGAGAGAGTTTCATTAG GTGGCGCTGCAGATGTCTGTGAAGTGCGAGTGAAAGACGAAATTACTGAAATCAATCGGCGGAAAGTCTCAACATATTCTCATACACAAGTACAAGACTTGATCAAGCGAGCTGTTCGAACTGGCAAACTAGAACTTAAAGTGAAACGATATATACGCAAAG GAGCCCATCATTCCGATGAGTTCAGTGAAGAGGACAGTTTTGATCGTTTCGAAGAAAAG TTGGaaagagaagaagaaaacttaaGGAACAAATCTTCAACATTTACACCAATGATAGATTCTTTGCTGAGGGAAAACCCAGAGGTGAACTCTGACAGGAGAGCATCATGGGAAGAGGAAGAGGTGGAGCATAATGACACTGAGATGGATCAAGTGGAGACAAGTAACAGTCAAAAGCCAGAGCAAGAAGATGAACAAATCAGGCCCTCAGACAACTATGAG ATACAGAGTTCGAGATACAATGAACCCGAGGATACGAGACAAGATTCTGCTGAGGAGGCTGAAGAATCAGAGAGTCACGCAACTCCGGCAGAGTCTCGATACAGGGAGTCCCATCTTGAGGAGACTGTCCCAGCCCAGCAGGTAGAAGAAGAAGTGGAGGAGCCAGTCCTGCGTCGACAGCTACGGCCTCAGCGCGACACCAGTAAACCTCTGTACCCCACTCCCTACAGATCAG ACACCCTAGAATTCACCCCTGCTAGTGTAATTCAAGCAGAACCAGGCAAACCAATCAGCTTTGACATCAGTGTACCGGCCAGCAGTGATGCCTCCCCTTCAGATGGCAGTGGGATTGGCCCACCCAAGGCTTTACTGCGTTGGCAGAGGAGGCCACAATCACAGTATGGGAAGGAGACAGAGGAGACAAAAGAGCAGCCAAAACCAGAAATCATGGCTCAGTTCAGCAGACCTGCACAGGGAGAGGTCACACGCCAGTCGCTCTCTCAAGAGAAAATCGAACAGGAAATTCGCCCTACTGTCACACCTCGAACTCGATTAGATCTTAGCCGAGAAATAAAGAAGATGGAGGAGTGGGACAGACAGCAGGAGGAGCAACGACAG CAAAAGCAAACATCATCACCTGAGATGTCAGTGACCAatggggag AAACAGTTTGAACAGAATGTCAAAGCGATAAACTCTCGCTGGGAAACTGACAAGCAACAGGCTGAACGGAGAAGACAGGAAAAGTACAACGAT GAGCAAGTGCTACTGGAGCAGGAGAGGAAAAGGGTTGATGCCATGGAGGAGAGACGCTCTGAGCGGCGCGCACAGCGACAGGCGCAGATGGCGCAGCAAGTGCAGCAGATTAATCAGACACCGCAGAACACAGAGATGGTGATACAGCTGCCCAGTAATAGTGGCTTCCAAATCGACCCTATGAACAAACCAGATCTCACGCTCGACACAAA TGATGGTTTCCAGGAAGTGAACTTCCGTGTGAATATGAACCAGCAGTCTTCAGCACCTGCCTTTCCATCCTCATCCTCGGCCTCAATTG AAAGGAAAAGACAGGCAGACTTGGAGGAGGAGAGACTGCGGATACTGCAGGAGGAGCAGGAGATGAGGAGGCGATTGGAGGAGCAGAAAGAAGCAGAGGATAGGCGATTGAGGGAACGGGAGGAGCAGTTGAGGAGGCAAGAG GAGCGTTTGCGACAAGAAGAAGAACGGCTGCGACAGGAACAGGAGCGGTTGCAGAAGGAGCGGCAGCAGCATTTGCAGGAACTGAACAGTCCTCGGGGAAGCAGCCCAGCTAGTGTGCCCAAACCTTCCCCGTCGTACGCCTCATCAAGTCCTGCCACTGTCTCCCCAGTGCGTAACACCCAACCTGACCAGCAGTTCTCCAGTACTGTGGTCATAGCTAACCCCGCCCCCAATAACTACTACGTCAAAGGCGTTGAACATTCGGTACCTTTCCAAAGCCCATTCTACAACAGTGCTAATAACAAGAATGACTCAGCCAAAAGTTCTCAGAGACTGACACGCGAGGATTTACTGGCAATGAGTCGCTCAGCCCGACCTCTCGAAGAAAAACCTCCATCTCTACAGCAACCTGACTCCCCGGATGCTTCCTCAGATGCACCCAAAACTCCCTTGTCCCCGACTAGCCCGATCATCCGTGAACCCCCTAGTCGGCAGGAAAAGCACTCTCTGAATGCTGTTCCCAAACCCAAGATCCATGATTCCACTGTGTGGATAGGAAATGCCAAGGAACCCCTGCAGATGACGACGACGTCAGCAAGGGCAGATGTGACGGCACCAAAACCAGCCAGACGCTCGGATATCATGAGAAAGCAGTACAGTAGTCCGCAAGACCACTGGTTGGTCCAAGAAGCTGAGAGGCGGAGACTAGAGGAGCAGAACAAAGGGCAAAGGTCAGGTGGGAGACAAGGGCAGTATAAGACTGGTCCGATTAAACCTCATGACAGCCTCGTCACAAACAGATGGAGGGAAAAGAGTCCACAGTTCAAACCCTCCAGGTCACAGCCAAATTTACGCGCCTCCACATCCTTCGAGCAGATGAGACAGAAGTTCACCGAGACGCCGAGCGAGTCCAACTTCAGGCCCAGTAATCCAGCCCTTCAGCCCAGGGCAGCCCCACGGAATTTCTCCAACGGGCCACACCACACTAGAGGTGACAGTGCTCCCGTATCCCGCCAATCTCACAACAGTGCTAATTCAAACTATCTGGGCGGGAACTCTGCTAGGAGTGGGGAACTTTCTCGTGCCTCCCCCAAACCCGCCCCTCGGTCCCGAACGAGTCCTGCGATGTCAGCAAACAGTCCCGAGCCTACGATGGCCATCAGTGGTCGACAGAGGTGCTCTCACTGTCAGGAGGAACTAG GGTACGGTGCTGCCATGGTCATCGAATCTCTCAACCTGCACTACCACATGCAATGTTTCCGATGTTGTGTTTGTCATGCCCAATTAGGGAACGGAGCAGAGGGCGCAGACGTCCGGGTACGAGGCTGGAAGCTGCACTGTCGCAACTGTTACAGCAATGATGAAG CAGCAGCCAGTA
- the LOC135473991 gene encoding LIM domain only protein 7-like isoform X3: MASTQSEDEAEWIPRFRIDEELDFFTDLALQETERWLKAVTKKKLSHPDDLRRSLQNGVLLCELVNGLKPGSITRINKLSTPIAGLDNLTVFLRACQEHFGLRQPQLFDPLDLEDLSQRAAFADDDPCYLKQETDRRLRNVALTVYWLGQAARNVYIGPQLDQSAFSGLVAQNPGVLSPDQSPQRSWNSYNGGSPCRVTSFHSDNSDHYPHSVSLPDEHAPSEESYGSEGGSSLENELRADMYRHNSSSNLNRWGNSGGSRGSFESSSVYSNHDSAMYRSSPNLSQGSHSHTRSSSTDSLDGGHGFHSRHSSGSGESYATRRVSGSGRPSVSANPLQFVKTPGASHLAQAAQEQIKIAEESKKIKWDTLQETIEDNDWQSKLGSWKSKRRSQSAASYERKEEAEAQGKEQEEKALRATKTFSEIVKEREKRKSMNSYPIEEDNEDYGTTNNNQSNDINHNQTERRRAREITGSFDDSAVFEPAPWAASSDDDTDKNSSQMDTRLGNGVPSESDTESNKENWTENSDSHNNNNNIEEVSNKYNGTSTNSNKTAPTTQRSVGSKLSSIRKAFEEQVESDNEYKPLSRRPARNYSVQNNQSNVQAEEPKVSPRSPRSDRDFVEKTITISQKPNSEKGFGFNFSGGRDKGQPIVVERVSLGGAADVCEVRVKDEITEINRRKVSTYSHTQVQDLIKRAVRTGKLELKVKRYIRKGAHHSDEFSEEDSFDRFEEKLEREEENLRNKSSTFTPMIDSLLRENPEVNSDRRASWEEEEVEHNDTEMDQVETSNSQKPEQEDEQIRPSDNYEIQSSRYNEPEDTRQDSAEEAEESESHATPAESRYRESHLEETVPAQQVEEEVEEPVLRRQLRPQRDTSKPLYPTPYRSDTLEFTPASVIQAEPGKPISFDISVPASSDASPSDGSGIGPPKALLRWQRRPQSQYGKETEETKEQPKPEIMAQFSRPAQGEVTRQSLSQEKIEQEIRPTVTPRTRLDLSREIKKMEEWDRQQEEQRQQKQTSSPEMSVTNGEKQFEQNVKAINSRWETDKQQAERRRQEKYNDEQVLLEQERKRVDAMEERRSERRAQRQAQMAQQVQQINQTPQNTEMVIQLPSNSGFQIDPMNKPDLTLDTNDGFQEVNFRVNMNQQSSAPAFPSSSSASIERKRQADLEEERLRILQEEQEMRRRLEEQKEAEDRRLREREEQLRRQEERLRQEEERLRQEQERLQKERQQHLQELNSPRGSSPASVPKPSPSYASSSPATVSPVRNTQPDQQFSSTVVIANPAPNNYYVKGVEHSVPFQSPFYNSANNKNDSAKSSQRLTREDLLAMSRSARPLEEKPPSLQQPDSPDASSDAPKTPLSPTSPIIREPPSRQEKHSLNAVPKPKIHDSTVWIGNAKEPLQMTTTSARADVTAPKPARRSDIMRKQYSSPQDHWLVQEAERRRLEEQNKGQRSGGRQGQYKTGPIKPHDSLVTNRWREKSPQFKPSRSQPNLRASTSFEQMRQKFTETPSESNFRPSNPALQPRAAPRNFSNGPHHTRGDSAPVSRQSHNSANSNYLGGNSARSGELSRASPKPAPRSRTSPAMSANSPEPTMAISGRQRCSHCQEELGYGAAMVIESLNLHYHMQCFRCCVCHAQLGNGAEGADVRVRGWKLHCRNCYSNDEAASKKAVP; this comes from the exons GTAGCGCTTACAGTGTACTGGCTTGGACAAGCTGCCAGGAACGTGTATATTGGACCTCAGTTAGATCAGAGCGCATTCTCTGGACTCGTTGCTCAGAATCCCGGGGTTCTCTCCCCTGACCAGTCCCCACAGCGCAGCTGGAACAGTTACAATGGGGGGTCGCCGTGCCGCGTGACCAGCTTTCACAGTGACAACAGTGACCATTACCCCCACTCTGTGAGTCTACCAGACGAGCATGCTCCCTCAGAGGAGTCCTATGGTTCCGAGGGGGGATCTTCTTTAGAGAACGAGCTCAGAGCAGACATGTATCGTCACAACAGTTCTTCGAACCTCAACCGCTGGGGGAATTCCGGTGGTTCGAGAGGTTCATTCGAGTCTTCCTCTGTGTATTCTAACCATGACTCAGCCATGTACCGGAGCAGCCCGAATCTGTCGCAGGGTTCGCACTCCCACACACGCTCCTCCTCCACGGACAGCTTAGATGGAGGTCACGGCTTCCACTCCCGCCACTCGTCTGGCAGTGGGGAAAGTTATGCAACACGCCGTGTTAGCGGGTCGGGCAGACCCAGCGTCTCCGCTAACCCACTTCAGTTCGTCAAGACGCCGGGTGCCAGTCACCTGGCTCAGGCCGCTCAAGAACAGATCAAAATTGCTGAGGAGAGTAAGAAGATTAAGTGGGACACGCTGCAAGAGACCATAGAAGACAACGATTGGCAATCG AAACTGGGCAGCTGGAAATCAAAACGACGCTCGCAGTCCGCAGCATCTTATGAGCGCAAAGAAGAGGCAGAGGCCCAGGGAAAGGAACAGGAGGAAAAAGCACTACGTGCTACAAAGACGTTCAGTGAGATTGTCAAGGAACG AGAGAAACGGAAGAGTATGAACAGTTATCCAATAGAAGAGGACAATGAAGATTACGGcaccaccaacaacaaccaatcaaatgacaTCAATCATAATCAGACAGAAAGAAGGAGGGCAAGG GAAATAACAGGCTCATTTGATGACTCAGCTGTATTTGAACCTGCTCCTTGGGCAGCAAGCTCTGACGATGATACTGATAAAAACTCTTCCCAGATGGACACGAGATTAGGAAATGGCGTGCCATCAGAATCCGACACAGAGTCCAACAAGGAGAACTGGACAGAAAACAGCGActcacacaacaacaacaacaacatagagGAAGTTTCCAACAAGTACAATGGTACATCAACAAACTCTAATAAAACCGCCCCCACTACACAGAGGTCTGTGGGAAGCAAACTGAGCAGTATTCGGAAAGCGTTTGAGGAGCAGGTTGAAAGTGATAATGAATACAAGCCGCTCTCTCGTCGTCCCGCCAGAAATTACAGTGTGCagaacaaccaatcaaatgtcCAGGCCGAAGAGCCAAAAGTGTCTCCAAGGTCGCCACGATCAGACAGG GATTTTGTGGAGAAGACCATTACCATCAGTCAGAAGCCAAACAGTGAAAAGGGATTTGGGTTCAACTTTTCTGGTGGCAGGGACAAGGGCCAGCCAATCGTTGTAGAGAGAGTTTCATTAG GTGGCGCTGCAGATGTCTGTGAAGTGCGAGTGAAAGACGAAATTACTGAAATCAATCGGCGGAAAGTCTCAACATATTCTCATACACAAGTACAAGACTTGATCAAGCGAGCTGTTCGAACTGGCAAACTAGAACTTAAAGTGAAACGATATATACGCAAAG GAGCCCATCATTCCGATGAGTTCAGTGAAGAGGACAGTTTTGATCGTTTCGAAGAAAAG TTGGaaagagaagaagaaaacttaaGGAACAAATCTTCAACATTTACACCAATGATAGATTCTTTGCTGAGGGAAAACCCAGAGGTGAACTCTGACAGGAGAGCATCATGGGAAGAGGAAGAGGTGGAGCATAATGACACTGAGATGGATCAAGTGGAGACAAGTAACAGTCAAAAGCCAGAGCAAGAAGATGAACAAATCAGGCCCTCAGACAACTATGAG ATACAGAGTTCGAGATACAATGAACCCGAGGATACGAGACAAGATTCTGCTGAGGAGGCTGAAGAATCAGAGAGTCACGCAACTCCGGCAGAGTCTCGATACAGGGAGTCCCATCTTGAGGAGACTGTCCCAGCCCAGCAGGTAGAAGAAGAAGTGGAGGAGCCAGTCCTGCGTCGACAGCTACGGCCTCAGCGCGACACCAGTAAACCTCTGTACCCCACTCCCTACAGATCAG ACACCCTAGAATTCACCCCTGCTAGTGTAATTCAAGCAGAACCAGGCAAACCAATCAGCTTTGACATCAGTGTACCGGCCAGCAGTGATGCCTCCCCTTCAGATGGCAGTGGGATTGGCCCACCCAAGGCTTTACTGCGTTGGCAGAGGAGGCCACAATCACAGTATGGGAAGGAGACAGAGGAGACAAAAGAGCAGCCAAAACCAGAAATCATGGCTCAGTTCAGCAGACCTGCACAGGGAGAGGTCACACGCCAGTCGCTCTCTCAAGAGAAAATCGAACAGGAAATTCGCCCTACTGTCACACCTCGAACTCGATTAGATCTTAGCCGAGAAATAAAGAAGATGGAGGAGTGGGACAGACAGCAGGAGGAGCAACGACAG CAAAAGCAAACATCATCACCTGAGATGTCAGTGACCAatggggag AAACAGTTTGAACAGAATGTCAAAGCGATAAACTCTCGCTGGGAAACTGACAAGCAACAGGCTGAACGGAGAAGACAGGAAAAGTACAACGAT GAGCAAGTGCTACTGGAGCAGGAGAGGAAAAGGGTTGATGCCATGGAGGAGAGACGCTCTGAGCGGCGCGCACAGCGACAGGCGCAGATGGCGCAGCAAGTGCAGCAGATTAATCAGACACCGCAGAACACAGAGATGGTGATACAGCTGCCCAGTAATAGTGGCTTCCAAATCGACCCTATGAACAAACCAGATCTCACGCTCGACACAAA TGATGGTTTCCAGGAAGTGAACTTCCGTGTGAATATGAACCAGCAGTCTTCAGCACCTGCCTTTCCATCCTCATCCTCGGCCTCAATTG AAAGGAAAAGACAGGCAGACTTGGAGGAGGAGAGACTGCGGATACTGCAGGAGGAGCAGGAGATGAGGAGGCGATTGGAGGAGCAGAAAGAAGCAGAGGATAGGCGATTGAGGGAACGGGAGGAGCAGTTGAGGAGGCAAGAG GAGCGTTTGCGACAAGAAGAAGAACGGCTGCGACAGGAACAGGAGCGGTTGCAGAAGGAGCGGCAGCAGCATTTGCAGGAACTGAACAGTCCTCGGGGAAGCAGCCCAGCTAGTGTGCCCAAACCTTCCCCGTCGTACGCCTCATCAAGTCCTGCCACTGTCTCCCCAGTGCGTAACACCCAACCTGACCAGCAGTTCTCCAGTACTGTGGTCATAGCTAACCCCGCCCCCAATAACTACTACGTCAAAGGCGTTGAACATTCGGTACCTTTCCAAAGCCCATTCTACAACAGTGCTAATAACAAGAATGACTCAGCCAAAAGTTCTCAGAGACTGACACGCGAGGATTTACTGGCAATGAGTCGCTCAGCCCGACCTCTCGAAGAAAAACCTCCATCTCTACAGCAACCTGACTCCCCGGATGCTTCCTCAGATGCACCCAAAACTCCCTTGTCCCCGACTAGCCCGATCATCCGTGAACCCCCTAGTCGGCAGGAAAAGCACTCTCTGAATGCTGTTCCCAAACCCAAGATCCATGATTCCACTGTGTGGATAGGAAATGCCAAGGAACCCCTGCAGATGACGACGACGTCAGCAAGGGCAGATGTGACGGCACCAAAACCAGCCAGACGCTCGGATATCATGAGAAAGCAGTACAGTAGTCCGCAAGACCACTGGTTGGTCCAAGAAGCTGAGAGGCGGAGACTAGAGGAGCAGAACAAAGGGCAAAGGTCAGGTGGGAGACAAGGGCAGTATAAGACTGGTCCGATTAAACCTCATGACAGCCTCGTCACAAACAGATGGAGGGAAAAGAGTCCACAGTTCAAACCCTCCAGGTCACAGCCAAATTTACGCGCCTCCACATCCTTCGAGCAGATGAGACAGAAGTTCACCGAGACGCCGAGCGAGTCCAACTTCAGGCCCAGTAATCCAGCCCTTCAGCCCAGGGCAGCCCCACGGAATTTCTCCAACGGGCCACACCACACTAGAGGTGACAGTGCTCCCGTATCCCGCCAATCTCACAACAGTGCTAATTCAAACTATCTGGGCGGGAACTCTGCTAGGAGTGGGGAACTTTCTCGTGCCTCCCCCAAACCCGCCCCTCGGTCCCGAACGAGTCCTGCGATGTCAGCAAACAGTCCCGAGCCTACGATGGCCATCAGTGGTCGACAGAGGTGCTCTCACTGTCAGGAGGAACTAG GGTACGGTGCTGCCATGGTCATCGAATCTCTCAACCTGCACTACCACATGCAATGTTTCCGATGTTGTGTTTGTCATGCCCAATTAGGGAACGGAGCAGAGGGCGCAGACGTCCGGGTACGAGGCTGGAAGCTGCACTGTCGCAACTGTTACAGCAATGATGAAG CAGCCAGTA